A stretch of DNA from Dehalobacterium formicoaceticum:
GGAAAATGTGGAATGTTTCCTGCAGACAGCAAATCGTTTTTAAAAAAGTTTTACTCTATAAAAAGCCTCTGCATGGCACTTATCCATGCAGAGGCTTTGGTTTTACTTTCAGAAGGTATAGGTTTGTAAATGATGAAAGTATAAGTGCAACTACGGCTTCCGCCGTCGCCAGAGGCTTGGCGTAAGCCAAGTTTCCTAATGAATTTCAAGTATTAAATTGGCATTAAATTACCCCATAATTTTACTTAGGGCCATTTCCCGACCAGCTTCCAGGTGATCCCGCCGCAAAATATCCAGGGCTTCCAGGAAGCGTTCCTCCCGGATCGCTTCCACAAATTGATACAGGGCCTCCAGAACCTCCCTGACATAGCCTGTTTCCTTTTGGGCGTTAATGCCAATGCGGATCAATTCATCCTGATTCCCCCGATAAATACGGTTAATGCGCTCATTTCCATAGATGCTGACAATCTCCATATGCATTTCCGTATCTGCCCGTTCCCATTCGTATGGATCCCGCTGAGCTGCCTTCATCCGCACTACTTTCTCCTCAATGCGATGAGCATACTCCCAGGTCTTTTCCTGATCAAAGATCATTTTTAAAGCATTTTCCTCCAATAAACTGCGTAATTGAAAAATCTCCAGGACATCCTGACGGGTGATTTCCTTGACGCGCATTTTTTTGCGAAAATCAGCGACAATCCAGCCCTCGATTTGCAAACGATGCACCGCCATACGCACCGGCATGCGGCTGGTCTTCAGTTCTTCTGCCAGCTTCGCTTCCGTGAGAAAAGAGCCGGGAGCATAGGTCAGATTTAATATTTTTCTCTTAATATTATCATAGGCCATCTCAGACAAAGATTGATGATTATCCATCAAGCTACCTCATTTCCGTTCACATATACCGGTACCCCCGGTTTCTGCCCCGCAAGAAATCCGGCCCGCTCCAAAATCCATGCCGGTGAGGGAGGCAGCAACTTCTTGAAAGCGTAGTCCCGGCCCAAATGGCTGTAGGTCTCCTTGCCTAAACGATGATAGGGCAGGATCTCGATCCCTTTAAGTTTTTTGAGGGAGCGGCAAAATGCTCCTGTTGCTGCCAGATTATCATCAGAATCGTTAAGACCCGGGATCAGAGGAATACGCACCATGATTTCCACGGGATGGGAAGACTGATCAATGCGCCGGATATTGTCCAGAATCAGGCTATTATCCACACCC
This window harbors:
- a CDS encoding GntR family transcriptional regulator, which gives rise to MDNHQSLSEMAYDNIKRKILNLTYAPGSFLTEAKLAEELKTSRMPVRMAVHRLQIEGWIVADFRKKMRVKEITRQDVLEIFQLRSLLEENALKMIFDQEKTWEYAHRIEEKVVRMKAAQRDPYEWERADTEMHMEIVSIYGNERINRIYRGNQDELIRIGINAQKETGYVREVLEALYQFVEAIREERFLEALDILRRDHLEAGREMALSKIMG